One part of the Buchnera aphidicola (Ceratovacuna keduensis) genome encodes these proteins:
- the rsmH gene encoding 16S rRNA (cytosine(1402)-N(4))-methyltransferase RsmH, with translation MSKKNYHIPVLLKEVIKYLKIKKNGIYVDCTFGSGGHSKNILKKIGKHGFLYSLDKDPYSINFSKKIKNKNFKFINDSFENFIKYAKKFNIIKKIDGIILDLGFSTNQIKNKKRGFSFVLNGPLDMRYNQKYGISAKEWINNSNKKNIFEVIKKFGQEKFASKISKSIVEYRKKKKIEKTVELSNIINKIVYKKNKKINPSTKTFQAIRIYINKELKCIKKILKDSLKILSYKGKLLVISFNSLEDKIIKYFMKCNSKDIKIPNKLPITNEELKKINSKKKLKILKKIFPSKKEIKKNIRSRSAILRVAELKKI, from the coding sequence ATGTCTAAAAAAAATTATCATATACCTGTTTTATTAAAAGAAGTAATAAAATATTTAAAAATTAAAAAAAATGGAATATATGTAGATTGTACATTTGGGTCAGGAGGACATTCAAAAAATATTTTAAAAAAAATTGGAAAACATGGATTTTTATATTCTTTAGACAAAGATCCATATAGTATAAATTTTTCAAAAAAAATAAAAAACAAAAATTTTAAGTTTATAAATGATTCTTTTGAAAATTTTATAAAATATGCTAAAAAATTTAATATTATAAAAAAGATTGATGGGATTATATTAGATTTAGGTTTTTCTACTAATCAAATAAAAAATAAAAAAAGAGGTTTTTCATTTGTTTTAAATGGACCTTTAGATATGAGATATAATCAAAAATATGGAATTTCAGCAAAAGAATGGATAAATAATAGTAATAAAAAAAATATTTTTGAAGTAATAAAAAAATTTGGTCAAGAAAAATTTGCATCAAAAATATCTAAATCTATAGTAGAATATAGAAAAAAAAAAAAAATAGAAAAAACTGTAGAATTATCTAATATAATAAACAAAATTGTTTATAAAAAAAATAAAAAAATAAATCCATCTACTAAAACTTTTCAAGCAATAAGAATTTATATAAATAAAGAATTAAAATGTATAAAAAAAATATTAAAAGATTCACTTAAAATTTTATCTTATAAAGGAAAATTATTAGTAATAAGTTTTAATTCCTTAGAAGACAAAATAATAAAATATTTTATGAAATGTAATAGTAAAGATATAAAAATACCAAATAAATTACCTATAACTAATGAGGAACTAAAAAAAATAAACTCAAAAAAAAAATTAAAAATATTAAAAAAAATATTTCCTAGCAAAAAGGAAATTAAAAAAAATATAAGATCTAGAAGTGCTATATTAAGAGTAGCAGAACTAAAAAAAATA
- the dapD gene encoding 2,3,4,5-tetrahydropyridine-2,6-dicarboxylate N-succinyltransferase gives MQKIIEIIENAFEKRKEIKIKDKNKDLINSINKVMKMLDNGSIKVSEKVKDLWKTNEWIKKAILLKFIVSKNKIVHSLETTYYDKIKLKYTDYHDEQFEKEKVRVVPQATVRYGAFINKKSVLMPCYINTGAHIGKNTMIDTWSTIGSCAQIGNNVHISGGVGIGGVLEPLQSNPTIIEDNCFIGARSEIVEGVIIEKGSVISMGVYIGQSTKIYNRKTGKISYGKVPRGSVVVPGSIPSKDKTHNLYCAVIVKNVDYKTLNKTKINSILRKF, from the coding sequence ATGCAAAAAATAATAGAAATTATAGAAAATGCTTTTGAAAAAAGAAAAGAAATAAAAATAAAAGATAAAAATAAAGATCTAATAAATTCTATTAATAAAGTAATGAAAATGTTAGATAATGGTTCTATAAAAGTGTCAGAAAAAGTAAAAGATTTATGGAAAACTAACGAATGGATAAAAAAAGCAATATTACTAAAATTTATTGTTTCAAAAAACAAAATAGTGCATAGTTTAGAAACTACATATTATGATAAAATAAAATTAAAATATACTGATTATCATGATGAACAATTTGAAAAAGAAAAAGTAAGAGTAGTTCCTCAAGCTACTGTAAGATATGGTGCTTTTATAAATAAAAAAAGTGTTCTTATGCCTTGTTATATAAATACAGGAGCACATATAGGAAAAAATACTATGATAGACACATGGTCTACTATAGGATCTTGTGCTCAAATAGGAAATAATGTACATATATCAGGAGGAGTTGGAATAGGTGGAGTTTTAGAACCATTACAATCTAATCCAACTATTATAGAAGATAATTGTTTTATAGGAGCTAGATCAGAAATAGTAGAAGGAGTAATAATAGAAAAAGGATCAGTAATTTCAATGGGTGTATATATAGGACAAAGTACAAAAATATATAATAGAAAAACAGGAAAAATAAGTTATGGTAAAGTTCCAAGAGGTTCTGTAGTAGTTCCAGGATCAATTCCTTCTAAAGACAAAACACATAATTTATATTGTGCTGTAATAGTAAAAAATGTAGATTATAAAACATTAAATAAAACAAAAATAAATAGCATTTTAAGAAAATTTTAA
- a CDS encoding trypsin-like peptidase domain-containing protein has protein sequence MIKIFNNIKSYILSIFLFFLIVLFNFSICCENKKNDICNEHIPSLSKIIDKAMPSIVSIDAEGSKYFHKKKNKKVNNYNFNNIYNYNINEKFEKKYFSSLGSGVIIDSKNGYVVTNSHVIKDTYNIEVKLNDGRIFNSEVVGMDNNSDIALIKLKKAKNLVAIKFFDSDKVKVGDYSIAIGNPYGLGNTVTYGIVSAVGRNGLNIENYENFIQTDASINKGSSGGALINLKGELIGLNTAILSPKEGNIGIGFSIPSNMVKNLTEQIEKYGKVQKRELGIIGIEIDEEISKSMHLKVNKGIFISKVIPYSVAEKVGINIGDIIISINNKLVKNFFSFKSDIYSFPIDKKIELKLIRNGKTKIFFIEKKDFKLFNVNSKNIYRKIPGLLISMIKINGNNIIKVKYVKLNSYAYKAGFRNNDVILNINNIHVNNFSKLDNFVSKKKMISSFYIKRGNNNIYLFMQS, from the coding sequence ATGATAAAAATTTTTAATAATATTAAATCATATATTTTATCTATATTTTTATTTTTTTTAATTGTTTTGTTTAATTTTTCTATATGTTGTGAAAATAAAAAAAATGATATATGTAATGAACATATTCCTAGTTTATCTAAAATTATTGATAAAGCAATGCCATCTATAGTAAGTATAGATGCTGAAGGATCGAAATATTTTCATAAAAAGAAGAATAAAAAAGTAAATAATTATAATTTTAATAATATATATAATTATAATATTAATGAAAAATTTGAAAAAAAATATTTTAGTTCTTTAGGTTCAGGAGTCATAATAGACTCAAAAAATGGTTATGTAGTTACTAATAGTCATGTTATTAAAGATACATATAATATAGAAGTAAAATTGAATGATGGAAGAATATTTAATTCAGAAGTAGTTGGAATGGATAATAATTCTGATATAGCATTAATAAAGTTAAAAAAAGCAAAAAATTTAGTAGCAATAAAATTTTTTGATTCAGATAAGGTTAAAGTTGGAGATTATTCAATAGCTATAGGAAACCCATATGGTTTAGGAAATACAGTAACTTATGGAATTGTTTCTGCTGTTGGAAGAAATGGTTTAAATATTGAAAATTATGAAAATTTTATTCAAACCGATGCATCTATTAATAAAGGTAGTTCAGGAGGTGCTTTAATAAATTTAAAAGGAGAATTAATTGGGTTAAATACTGCTATTTTATCACCAAAAGAAGGAAATATAGGAATAGGTTTTTCTATACCTTCTAATATGGTAAAAAATTTAACAGAACAAATAGAAAAATATGGAAAAGTACAAAAAAGAGAATTAGGTATAATAGGAATTGAAATAGATGAAGAAATATCAAAATCTATGCATTTAAAAGTAAATAAAGGAATTTTTATAAGTAAAGTAATTCCTTATTCAGTTGCTGAAAAAGTTGGTATAAATATAGGAGATATCATTATTTCTATAAATAATAAATTAGTAAAAAATTTTTTTTCTTTTAAATCAGACATATATTCTTTTCCTATAGATAAAAAAATAGAATTAAAATTAATAAGAAATGGAAAAACAAAAATTTTTTTTATAGAAAAAAAAGATTTTAAATTATTTAATGTTAATAGTAAAAATATATATAGAAAAATACCAGGATTATTAATATCTATGATAAAAATAAATGGAAACAATATTATTAAAGTAAAATATGTAAAATTAAATAGTTATGCATATAAAGCTGGATTTAGAAATAATGATGTTATACTTAACATAAATAATATTCATGTAAATAATTTTTCTAAATTAGATAATTTTGTTTCTAAAAAAAAAATGATATCATCTTTTTATATAAAGAGAGGAAATAATAATATATATCTTTTCATGCAATCTTAA
- the ilvB gene encoding biosynthetic-type acetolactate synthase large subunit, with protein MLGADIVVKSLIKQKTKYIFGYPGGSVLDIYDSIKRIGKIKHILVRHEQAATHMADGYARSTGKVGVALVTSGPGATNAITGIATAYMDSIPIIIISGQVDYSLIGNDAFQECDMIGISRPIVKHSFLIKNTSEIYKIFKKSFYIASSGRKGPVVIDIPKNVLSNNIKKKYIFIKKKYKKLNEKTLIEKKKIKKIFKKLKKSKKPVIYIGGGVISSGCSKYLLLLLEKLNFPITTSLMGLGAISGRHEQCLGMLGMHGTYEANMAMHYSDIILAIGVRFDDRTTNNIYKYCPNSEIIHIDIDPTSISKTIKSKISIVGDAKNIIKEIIKILEIKKYNNNIKKWWEKIQLWRKKNSLKYEKTSKKIKPQYVIETIWKITKGNAYITSDVGQHQMFTALYYSFKKPRHWINSGGLGTMGFGLPAALGVKLAFPKKNVICITGDGSIQMNIQELSTAKQYKIPILIINLNNNVLGMVKQWQDINYSGRYSQSYMKSLPNFSKLVKSYGHIGIRVYKKKELYNKMKYALKKTKKKLVFLDIKIDSSEHVYPMQIKGLGMKNMILKKC; from the coding sequence ATGTTAGGAGCAGATATAGTAGTAAAATCTTTAATAAAACAAAAAACCAAATATATATTTGGATATCCAGGAGGATCGGTTCTTGATATATATGATTCTATAAAAAGAATAGGAAAAATAAAACATATATTAGTAAGACATGAACAAGCAGCAACGCATATGGCTGATGGATATGCTAGATCTACAGGAAAAGTAGGAGTAGCTTTAGTAACATCAGGACCTGGGGCTACAAATGCAATAACAGGTATAGCAACAGCTTATATGGATTCTATACCAATAATAATAATATCAGGTCAGGTAGATTATTCTTTAATAGGAAATGATGCTTTTCAAGAATGTGATATGATAGGTATATCAAGACCAATAGTTAAACATAGTTTTTTAATAAAAAATACTTCAGAAATATATAAAATATTTAAAAAATCTTTTTATATAGCATCTTCAGGAAGAAAAGGTCCAGTAGTAATAGACATTCCAAAAAATGTATTATCTAACAATATTAAAAAAAAATATATTTTTATAAAAAAAAAATATAAAAAATTAAATGAAAAAACATTAATAGAAAAAAAAAAAATAAAAAAGATATTTAAAAAACTAAAAAAATCAAAAAAACCAGTTATATATATTGGCGGTGGTGTAATATCTTCTGGATGTAGTAAATATTTGTTATTATTATTAGAAAAATTAAATTTTCCTATAACTACATCATTAATGGGATTAGGAGCTATATCAGGAAGACACGAACAGTGCTTAGGAATGTTAGGAATGCATGGAACTTATGAAGCTAATATGGCAATGCACTATTCTGATATAATATTAGCAATAGGAGTCAGATTTGATGATAGAACAACAAATAATATTTATAAATATTGTCCTAATTCAGAAATTATACATATAGATATAGATCCTACATCAATATCTAAAACTATAAAATCTAAAATATCTATTGTAGGAGATGCAAAAAATATTATAAAAGAAATTATAAAAATATTAGAAATAAAAAAATATAATAATAATATAAAAAAATGGTGGGAAAAAATACAACTATGGAGAAAAAAAAATAGTTTGAAATATGAAAAAACTTCAAAAAAAATAAAACCACAATATGTTATAGAAACTATATGGAAAATAACAAAAGGAAATGCATATATTACATCTGATGTAGGTCAACATCAAATGTTTACAGCTTTATATTATTCTTTTAAAAAACCTAGACATTGGATAAATTCTGGAGGATTAGGAACTATGGGATTTGGATTACCAGCTGCTTTAGGTGTAAAATTAGCATTTCCTAAAAAAAATGTTATATGTATAACAGGAGATGGGAGCATTCAAATGAATATACAAGAATTATCTACAGCAAAGCAATATAAAATACCTATTTTAATAATAAATTTAAATAATAATGTATTAGGTATGGTAAAACAATGGCAAGATATAAATTATTCTGGTAGATATTCACAATCATATATGAAATCACTACCAAATTTTTCTAAATTAGTTAAATCATATGGTCATATAGGAATAAGAGTATATAAAAAAAAAGAACTATATAATAAAATGAAATATGCATTAAAAAAAACTAAAAAAAAATTAGTATTTTTAGACATAAAAATAGATTCTTCAGAACATGTATATCCTATGCAAATAAAAGGATTAGGTATGAAAAATATGATATTAAAAAAATGTTAG
- the map gene encoding type I methionyl aminopeptidase, with protein MKKIKIKNKQEIEKMEISGKLTAKVLEMIKKYVNIGITTEEIDKICHDYIINKQKAIPACLGYKGFPKSTCISVNDVVCHGIPNKYKLKNGDIVNIDVSVIKNGYHGDASKMFMVGKVNKKYKKLCKHTRKSLYIALKSIKPGIKISKLGKNIQKYISKKNFSIVEEYCGHGIGKKFHENPQILHYYDNREKTIIKKGMVFTIEPMINFGNKEVYCCKDGWTVKTMDNSYSAQYEHTVLVTNLGCNILTFQKDEKISKILINKK; from the coding sequence ATGAAAAAAATAAAAATAAAAAATAAACAAGAAATAGAAAAAATGGAAATATCTGGAAAATTAACAGCAAAAGTATTGGAAATGATAAAAAAATATGTAAATATAGGAATTACTACTGAAGAAATAGACAAAATATGTCATGATTATATAATAAATAAACAAAAAGCTATACCAGCATGTCTAGGATATAAAGGATTTCCAAAATCTACTTGTATATCTGTTAATGATGTAGTTTGTCATGGAATACCAAACAAATATAAATTAAAAAATGGAGATATAGTAAATATAGATGTATCTGTAATAAAAAATGGATATCATGGAGATGCATCTAAAATGTTTATGGTTGGAAAAGTAAATAAAAAATATAAAAAATTATGTAAACATACAAGAAAAAGTTTATATATAGCATTAAAATCAATAAAACCAGGCATAAAAATTTCAAAATTAGGAAAAAATATACAAAAATATATATCAAAAAAAAATTTTTCTATAGTAGAAGAATATTGTGGTCATGGCATAGGAAAAAAGTTTCATGAAAATCCTCAAATATTACACTATTATGATAATAGAGAAAAAACAATTATAAAAAAAGGTATGGTATTTACTATAGAACCAATGATAAATTTTGGTAATAAAGAAGTGTATTGTTGTAAAGATGGATGGACTGTAAAAACAATGGATAATAGTTATTCTGCTCAATATGAACATACTGTATTAGTTACAAATTTAGGATGCAATATTTTAACTTTTCAAAAAGATGAAAAAATAAGTAAAATATTAATAAACAAAAAATAA
- the ilvN gene encoding acetolactate synthase small subunit, with product MKKILYILLENKSGVLSRVIGLFSQRGYNIKKIIAKPLKNNKKISKILIEIYKDININNKIKKQILKLINVLKVKIINK from the coding sequence ATGAAAAAAATTTTATATATATTATTAGAAAATAAATCAGGAGTTTTATCTAGAGTAATAGGTCTATTTTCACAAAGAGGATATAATATAAAAAAAATTATAGCTAAACCTTTAAAAAATAATAAAAAAATATCAAAAATTTTAATAGAAATATATAAAGATATAAATATAAATAATAAAATAAAAAAACAAATATTAAAATTAATAAATGTTTTAAAAGTAAAAATAATAAATAAATAA